The following coding sequences lie in one Apium graveolens cultivar Ventura chromosome 1, ASM990537v1, whole genome shotgun sequence genomic window:
- the LOC141718116 gene encoding uncharacterized protein LOC141718116 has product MSLSLQRYIRYDNDRLTQFLKQRIKKEKERSRLIALEKIAHHVPEHLIIEILSRLPVKDLLQFKSVCKSWYAIISRPDFVSKHLINYYNNSNNDDWRGCLFVQHYVTNAEIELYELFLDETPRVLAYYSLDDMPMSSICVQILK; this is encoded by the exons ATGTCTCTCTCCTTGCAGCGCTACATTCGTTATGACAACGATCGTTTGACTCAATTTTTGAAACAAAG aattaagaaagaaaaagagagatcCAGGTTAATTGCATTAGAGAAGATTGCTCATCATGTGCCTGAACATTTGATTATTGAGATTCTGTCAAGGCTACCGGTAAAAGATCTGCTGCAGTTTAAGAGTGTGTGCAAATCATGGTATGCTATTATTTCGAGGCCTGATTTTGTATCGAAACATCTGATTAACTACTACAATAACAGCAATAATGATGATTGGCGCGGTTGTCTCTTTGTTCAACATTATGTTACAAATGCTGAAATTGAGTTGTATGAGTTGTTTCTCGATGAAACTCCTCGAGTTTTAGCTTATTATTCGTTAGATGACATGCCAATGTCTAGCATTTGTGTACAGATTTTAAAGTGA